The Citrobacter telavivensis DNA segment AAGCCCGTCATGATTTTCAGCCTGGAAATGCCTACGGAACAGCTCATGATGCGCTCACTGGCATCGCTATCACGCGTCAACCAGACCAGCATCCGAACCGGACAGCTCGATGACGAGGACTGGGCCCGGTTATCCGGCACAATGGGACTGCTGCTGGAAAAAAAGAACATTTACATTGATGACAGCTCTGGCCTAACACCTATGGACGTTCGCTCCCGGGCGCGTCGATTGTCCCGCGAACACGGTGGGCTTAGCCTCATTATGATCGACTACCTTCAGTTGATGCGTGTACCGTCGTTATCTGACAACAGAACTCTGGAAATTGCTGAAATCTCCCGATCTCTGAAAGCACTGGCAAAAGAGCTGAATGTACCGGTAATCGCTTTATCGCAACTAAACCGCTCGCTTGAACAACGTGCCGATAAACGTCCGGTAAACTCAGATTTGCGAGAGTCAGGCTCCATTGAGCAGGATGCTGACCTGATCATGTTTATTTACCGTGATGAGGTCTATCACGAAAATAGCGATATGAAAGGTATAGCCGAAATTATCATAGGTAAACAGCGCAACGGGCCTATAGGGACAGTACGTCTCACATTTAATGGTCAATGGTCTCGATTTGATAATTATGGTGGCCCTGAGTATCATGATGACGACTGACCATAAAAGCTACTGACCTTATCCTGATATTTAATTAAAGGTTTTCGACTGTTTAATTTCGCCAGCTGATTGGCCCGATAGATAATGGTTCTACGGACAGCAATCTTTTATATAGGTGTAAAATGAAAACGATACTCTCAGCTTTATTATTCGTTGTTTCATGGAATGCACTGGCACAGGATGAGGGAAATAGTGGTGATAAAAAGCAACAGGCAACGGCAACTATTCAAATTTCGATTACAATTTTACCCGAACCGGTAAAACCAAAGATCACCAAAGAACAGGTGAGTGATACGCTAACCGTCATTTCTTATGAATGGTAGCATCCAGACAACCAACGGTTAAGCCTGCTCCAGCAAAGAAAAGTATCTTTCTGAACATCACTTCGTCACCCGAATGCCTCGTGATTTAATAAGTAAACAAACCGGACAATATTCACGAGGTGTTTTATGACAAATGAAACTCAGAACAACGCATCCGCACCTGAAGAGTTAATCACGCGTATATCGCAGGTCATTAAACGCAAGGATGGATCTGAAGTGAAAATTACTGCTCAGGCTGCGTTCGGTGCAGGGTTAACTCGCTCTATCGATGTATATGTTCTTCGTCGGGATAATGCTGATTCAAACTGGCAAGGTTGCAGTAATCGACCAAAAGCAGGATGGCGGAATATGTCTGTAGATGAATATATCCGTGAAGGGCGCTCTGAAATGCTTAAGGCAGTTACGCCGGGAGAAATTCTAAAGCTCACAAATGCCATTGGCAAACCAATGAGTTGTCTTGATCAATTATTTCCATCCCCGATTACTAAATAAATCATTAAATAATACCGCTGGCCTTATTCGTCAGCTGGTACGCCCGTGTTTAAATAAATATACAAAACGAATAAATAAACAGGTGAACCATGCAACAGGTAATCGACTTTGGCACATCAGAACCGACCCTTGCCCCAATCCTTACCGGGGATAAATGGGATACGGTTTGGCAAACACTGGCTAATGACGAAGACCTGAATTATGTCGATGCCAGCACTGGCACGAGCATGGCCAATCTTATCACCACCGGCACAAACGCCATTTATAAAGCGCTTACTGACGGCTGGACTATGAGCCTGGCGTATTCATCAGGAAAGGACTCTGAGTGCGTTCTGCACCTCTTCCTGATGGCGCTGGTAAGGGCTACCCGCAATGGCACAAACATCAGCCAGCATCACTATGTGATCCACACCGACACGGGCATCGAGAATCCAGCCGTCCGCTGGCTGGCAGACACAAAACTCGCCGAACTTGAGGCATTCGTTGAAAAGCACCAGTTACCGCTGAGCATTGTAATTGGTAAGCCTGGACTGACATCTGGGTGGACTGGCCGCATCCTTTCAGGGCGAGGATTGCCAACATTTTCAAATAGTTCCGCCAGACAGTGCTCGATCGACTTGAAGGTCGATCCTGCACGTCGGGCCCGTGCCGAGTACATGCGAGGACTGCCTAAAGCCGTTCGTCAGCGCGTTTGTCTGCTGCTGGGTTCCCGTGTACGCCCCGCTCTCAATAGCAGATTTAAGGCGTGGGTATTCCACCCATAACACAAAGCTTGCAGACTCTTCATCTACGGTAACTTCGTTATCTTCGCTGAAACTGACAACACGACGGTGGCCGTCTCTTGTCTTGATGACACGTGCGGCGCGTTCGTCATCTCCGCCGTCGAAATAGGTCATTTCCGCAACAGGATCAGCCAGCCCATCAAATAGTGAGTCATCGCCAAATTTCCCCACCTTCAGCCAGACTGCTTTAGGGATTGGGGACTGAGGGACTACAGGCATCGTCGGTTCATCAGTCAACAGATCCAGCTCGCCGTGGGCCCAGACGCGGTGGTAGATCTCCAGTGCCCTAAAAGGCTTGTCATTGAAATGATGGAAAGCCCACATGAAATCGACATGCACAACGGCTTCTTCGCTGACGATGCGGAACTGAGGCCGGGACATGCGACGGTTATGCGCATTGTCTTCCAGCAAGCCGTAAGCGAGTTTCTCGGCAACGTCATCGGCGCGTTGCTGCTCTACGTAGTCGGCGCTACAGCAGATGTGTAACAGACGTTCCAGGAATTTCGGCGAGTATACATCTGGCTGGATCTTAATATACCCACCTTCGTATACCGTGCGGCCCACTGGATGGCGGTCTTCCCAGGCATAACGGCGTTTGGCAATGAAACGCTGAAGCCGGTTCAGGATAGCCATATAGCCATATTTCTCCGGGTCGGCATTCAGCAGGTTTTCCATAGAGCGGTCGAGCCCTACAGCCTGGCAAAGGTAACAGCCAAATCGTGAACCACAGGCGCTTTTTGCTTTTTCAGAACCCGTCCAGACACATTCGCCCGTAGCCTCTTTGTAGAGCTCAGCAGTTTCATTATTGTTAGGCAGGTAACTGGGTAACGCAAAACGAGCCTCATCCCCGGACGATAGCAGGAATTCCTGAAGTGGTTTACTGAATTTGGCCACCTGAACAGAGGTGATATGCTCACCTCAGAACAACACAGGTGTCATAATGAAAAAAAGAAATTTCAGCGCAGAGTTTAAACGCGAATCCGCTCAACTGGTCGTTGACCAGAACTACACCGTGGCAGATGCAGCCAGCGCTATGGATGTCGGCCTTTCCACAATGACGCGATGGGTGAAACAATTACGTGATGAACGGCAGGGCAAAACACCAAAAGCCTCCCCCATTACCCCGGAACAAATTGAAATCCGTGAGCTCAGGAAAAAGCTACAACGTATTGAAATGGAAAATGAAATATTAAAAAAGGCTACCGCGCTCTTGATGTCAGACTCCCTGAACAGTTCTCGATAATCGGGAAACTCAGGGCGCGTTATCCTGTGGCCACTCTCTGCCATGTGTTCGGGGTTCATCGCAGCAGCTACAAATACTGGAAAAACCGTCCTGAAAAGCCAGACGGCAGACGGGCTGTATTACGCAGTCAGGTACTTGAACTGCATGGCATCAGCCACGGCTCTGCCGGAGCAAGAAGCATCGCCACAATGGCAACCCAGAGAGGTTACCAAATGGGGCGCTGGCTTGCTGGCAGACTCATGAAAGAGCTGGGGCTGGTCAGTTGCCAGCAGCCGACTCACCGGTATAAGCGTGGCGGTCATGAGCACGTTGCTATCCCGAATCATCTTGAGCGACAGTTCGCCGTAACGGAACCAAATCAGGTGTGGTGCGGTGATGTGACCTATAGTGTGCCCGGAGTTCAGGGCGGGCATGGATGCTTAAATGAACCGCGAGTCTGTCTGGAATATTGAACCGGTAACTCACGATGAGAAACCCAACAATCCCACCGGGTGTGACGGTGGAGAACCTGAGCGGCAGTGACCTGCGGCATGCCCGCAGGGTGATGTAACCCGCTGACAACGGGGATTGAGGCGAGATCACTAAGCCGAGATGATCCTCAAGGTTAAGTACTGAAAGGCTGAAGAACATGAACCCGTTAATCCGCCTCTGTGGGTTGAAAACGTCACCACGGCCTACGTGATCTGACAGGCCGTGCAGGAGGAACTGGCAGTGATACGTAAGCACTGCCGGTCGAAGGTGTTTTGACATGTATGCGAAACACCGGGGCAGCAGCGTCTATCACGCTTGCGTTGCTGACTTCTGCCAACTTGCGGCAAGCAAGGATAAAGAGTGCGACGGGCAGCCTCCTCAGTATGCCTGAGTCCAGGCAGGTAAACCGGGGAAGGTCAGCGACGGATGTTAAGGGGGCATGGCTCCGATGACGCGCTGGCTGGCGGAGCTTCCGTAGTAGTCCGCGATGGGGAAAGCCCATTACATGGCGAAGGGAAGCAGTTTGAATGTGTTTGCGACGTGAATTAACTGACCTAACGAGGTGAAGACCTTTGATAATCAGCGAAATGCAACGCAAGCTTGCCACATGGGCAGCCACCGATCCGTCCCTACGGATTCAACGGCTGCTGCGTCTGATAACACAACCAGAATGGCTGGCTGAAGCGGCGCGGATCACGCTTTCATCAAAGGGGGCGCATACCCCCGGCGTTGATGGCGTGAACAAAACAATGCTACAGGCCAGACTGGCTGTTGAGCTGCAAATCCTCAGGGATGAATTACTCTCAGGCCACTACCAGCCCTTGCCCGCCAGACGGGTTTACATCCCTAAAAGCAACGGCAAACTGCGACCACTGGGTATCCCCGCGTTGCGGGATCGTATTGTTCAGCGGGCCATGCTGATGGCGATGGAGCCGATATGGGAGAGTGATTTTCATACGCTCTCATATGGCTTCCGGCCTGAGCGCAGTGTCCACCACGCGATCCGCACGGTGAAATTACAGCTCACAGACTGCGGTGAAACCCGGGGACGCTGGGTGATTGAAGGCGACCTGTCCAGTTACTTCGACACCGTACATCATCGACTGCTGATGAAGGCTGTACGCCGCAGGATCAGTGACGCACGTTTCATGACTCTGCTGTGGAAAACCATCAAGGCGGGACATATCGATGTCGGTCTCTTTCGGGCGGCCAGTGAAGGTGTGCCACAGGGCGGTGTTATATCGCCGCTATTATCGAACATCATGCTGAATGAGTTCGATCAATACCTGCATGAGCGCTACCTGAGCGGGAAAGCCAGAAAAGATCGGTGGTACTGGAATAACAGTATCCAACGGGGCCGAAGTACGGCGGTCAGAGAAAACTGGCAGTGGAAACCCGCGGTGGCGTACTGCCGCTATGCCGATGATTTTGTCCTCATCGTCAAAGGCACCAAAGCACAGGCGGAAGCCATCAGGGAGGAGTGTCGGGGTGTGCTCGAAGGCAGTCTGAAACTCAGGCTGAACATGGATAAGACTAAAATCACCCATGTTAATGACGGCTTTATCTTTCTGGGGCACAGGATCATTCGCAAACGCAGTCGTTATGGCGAGATGCGAGTGGTCTCAACGATCCCGCAGGAGAAAGCCAGAAACTTCGCCGCATCGCTGACAGCACTGTTATCAGGCAACTACAGTGAAAGCAAAGTCGATATGGCTGAACAACTCAACCGAAAACTGAAAGGCTGGGCCATGTTCTATAAGTTCGTTGATTTTAAGGCCAAAGTCTTCAGTTATATCGACCGTGTCGTGTTCTGGAAGCTGGCTCACTGGCTGGCCCGCAAATACCGTACAGGTATCGCTTCCCTGATGAGGTGGTGGTGTAAATCACCGAAACCGGGTCAGAGCAAAACGTGGGTTTTATTTGGTAAAACCAATCACGGCAAGCTCAGCGGCGAAATACTGTACCGGTTGGTGGGGCAAGGCAAGAAGCTGTTCCGCTGGCGGCTACCCGAAGGTAATCCCTATCTGAGGACGGAGACCAGAAACACGTATACATCGCGCTTTACAGAAGTGGCAATGGCGTTCGCCAGCATTTAAATGGAGAGCCGGATGCGCTGAAAGGTGCACGTCCGGTTCGGGGAGGAGAGGCAGGGAAATAGTCCGACTACGCCCTGCCTCTTACTCTACTCTGGACGGGTAAGCGCTGGGCGTACCTCGCCGTTGTTCTCGACCTGTTCGCAAGAAAGCCAGTGGGCTGGGCCATGTCGTTCTCGCCGGACAGCAGGCTCACCATGAAAGCACTGGAAATGGCATGGGAAACCCGTGGTAAGCCCGTCGGGGTGATGTTCCACAGCGATCAAGGCAGCCATTATACGAGCAGGCAGTTCCGGCAGTTACTGTGGCGATACCGGATCAGGCAGAGTATGAGTCGGCGTGGAAACTGCTGGGATAACAGCCCAATGGAGCGCTTCTTCAGGAGTCTGAAGAACGAATGGGTGCCGGCGACGGGCTATGTAAGCTTCAGCGATGCAGCTCACGCAATAACGGACTATATCGTTGGATATTACAGCGCACTAAGACCGCACGAATATAATGGTGGGTTAACGCCAAACGAATCAGAAAACCGATACTGGAAAAACTCTAACGCGGTGGCCAGTTTTTGTTGACCACTTCATCCCATACGTTCCCCTGATGCCAGTGACGGATCGGATAGAGCTCACCGCCCTCTTTTGTCTGTTTAACGTCTTCAGCGCTCCCGCCTTTTTTTTCGATGTTCATGGCACGGGTTGTGCTCTCTGCATCACCGCTGGGAGCGCGGCGCAGTTCTACCTGCGTTTCGGCACGGTATCTCTGTGCAAAGGTAAGTCAGCCTTGTATCACAAAATGATGCAGCGTGGTCAAACCTACCATCGACTCGGCCTGACCGGATTCCAGTCGATGGAAGGGATCACAGCTCGAAAAGACCTTCGCATCCTCTCGACCGAGAAATACCAGCATGTTCTGAAAAGAACGCTGGAGGCCCGGATCATTCGTTTTAAATGGTGGGCTATCGCCGGTACGGTGCGATGTCCCGTCCTGATCAGAAGAAATTCAGCGACAGGGTATACTTCAACTGCATGGAGCGGTGTGTCGTCACCGGTGTGAAGACAAAATGCAGGGGAGAAGCAGCACATCTGATTGAGCATCATAAAGCGGGCTCTGACCACTGGAGTAATGGCCTGTGGCTTCGGGCAGACATACATCGGTTATACGACAACGGCCTGTGTGTGATTAATCCCAGCACCCTGACAATCCATTTCCACCCCACTATCCTGGCTAAGGATGACGATCTCATCGCGTATGAAGCTCGGCCAATATTACCGACAAGAAAACCTGTAAACCCTGCCTGGTTAAAATCCCGGTGGGATGAACTTACCTGGCCGAAGTAAGCATCGTGTCTGACAACGGTAGTGAGGCCTAATCATTACCGTTGTCGTAGCAAACGGGCTTCAATGCTTGGCTCATTATCGTTGTCACCAGTCTGGTCAGCTCATAACTATTGCCATCGGCACTGAGATGCCGTCCTGCGCATCGAACTCACATCCATTGTCACTCGATTTTTGAATCTGCCGGGAGTGTAACCAGTGACAATGGTAATGATCACCTTCACATAATTAACGAACCGTTACTACTGGTAAGAGGGTGCATGGTCGACAACGGTAATGACAATTAAGGAAAGTACCTTTCTGTAATGACAACGGTAGTGACTTAATGGTTAACCCTTGTCTGGTTACCGGCAATCAAGTACAGGAACTATGACAATGGTAGTGAGTCATTACCATTGTTATGGCTCATCATACTATCCCTATATACAGCAAGTAGACGGCGTTGCTCACTACCATCGTCATTGGTTGCATGGGTAGCAGAATGTTAGATGACAACAGTAGTGATTCTGGTGCTTCACCATCCGCCTGGTGACAACGGTAATGAGTGATCGAGATCACTATCGTTGTCGCAGCGTTCGGTATGGCTACAACCGGCAAGTTGTGCCTCGACAATGGTTGTGATCCCGCACTCACTTGATTCGTCATCGCCGGAACGACCCCACTGAAATGTACTTGGAAACGATGACAATGGTAGAGACTTGAAAAAATCACATCCATTGTCATTGACCAATCAGGTTAGCTACGACAGCGGTTGGACTCATTTCCATTGTCACCGACAGGCCATGTATTCATACAACGACAACGACAGGGAGTGACGCGGTCACTACCACGGTCATTCATCCCGCCCCTCAAGTACGAGCAGACAGTACGGCGAGTGAATCCTTACCATAGCTACCTGAAAGGCCTGATTAACCTGGAATGCATATGACAACGGTAATGACCAACAGAACTCATTTCCGTTGTCATTGTGCTGGTGGAGCAGTAAGAACTTGGTCTGAATCATGAATGACAACGGTAGTGAGTATTCTTAGTCAATACAGTGGTCATTCAAATGCGCCGGGAGCAAATGACAGCGGTAGTGAGTCAAATCACTCATTACCGTTGTCATTGTGTCATGGGAATCAGCGATAAATCCGTACTGACGATGCCGACAATGGTAGTGAGCGGTATGAGGTCTTCTCCGAGAAGCTGCTCTGGAGAGTTGTCGATGATGACAACAGCAGTGAGCTGCCAAGACTCATTGCCGATGTCATGGTGTCATGGGTATCAGCGATTTGTCTGTACCGGCGATTCCGACAATGGTAGTGAGCGGTGTAAGACCTTCCCTGAGAAGCTGGTCTGGAGAGATGTCGATGATGACAACAGTAGTGAGCTATCTAGTCTCATTACCATTGTCATGAGTGGTCACCCCGCAATGACAACAGTAGTGACCGCGTCACTCAATACCGTTGTCATTAAGCTAAACAGGATTCTCTGACGATGTGCAGGGAGGGAGGGTTCCAGGCCGTCATCTGACAGCCCGGAGGGAATGCTAGCTGGCGGGATTGTTCTTTTTCTGGCTTCTAAGGCTGCGAATGTAGTGAAGTTCTTCAGCTGTTAAGTCATGGATGGTTAACGTTTCATCCCCATCAATGGGCTCATCTGGTGGGCACAATTCACCTTCCAGTGGCTCACCATTATTTTTACCCGACGTGCCATTGTTCTCCTCATCAGCATCACCCTCGCCATCACCATCAGGTGGTGGTTGGATATTGTTCAGATTCAAATCAGGATCGCGTTTGTGGATCTGGAAATAAACCTTCCCATCTTTTTTTACTTCGGTGTACTGAAGGTAACCAATGGATGCCAGCTCCTCCAATGCCTTACGTACTGTGGCGTTCTGGCTGTTGGCACGGGTCTTAAGATTTAATCGGTTCTTAAGTCTCGTTAAGGAGATCGGGATTGGATTTGGTGGAAGTGACTCAATGAACGTGTAAAGCGCCTGTGCGCTCTCTTTTTTCGCCAGTTCCTTGATAGCCTTCAGCTGCATCAAAACCTTGTGGTCGTACTGATACAACTCGAATATCTTAGGGTCTATCTGTAGCTCTACCTGATCAGAGTCCGGGTCAAGCAAGGCAGACTGCACCAGGTGCGTCGTATACACCTTTGACGAGTGGGTGCTGGTGAAGGACAACATCACGGATGCCAGCCTGCGTAACGACGCGTCGATACGCTTACGGGATGCGGTAGAGGAACGATAATTTTCAGGGTTACAGAGCTTCAGAAACTCAGTAAATTTGAGGCTGATCTTATCGTTATCAATCGGATGGTTAGCTAGCGTTCGGATGATTCCCATCCACGTTTTGAAGTCAACAGACATATCGAGGCGCTGACCCACGATCGAGATATTGGTGAAACCCTCGCTCTCCATCAAAGAAAGTGTCTGTAGTTCTTTCGTGGCAT contains these protein-coding regions:
- the ltrA gene encoding group II intron reverse transcriptase/maturase, producing the protein MQRKLATWAATDPSLRIQRLLRLITQPEWLAEAARITLSSKGAHTPGVDGVNKTMLQARLAVELQILRDELLSGHYQPLPARRVYIPKSNGKLRPLGIPALRDRIVQRAMLMAMEPIWESDFHTLSYGFRPERSVHHAIRTVKLQLTDCGETRGRWVIEGDLSSYFDTVHHRLLMKAVRRRISDARFMTLLWKTIKAGHIDVGLFRAASEGVPQGGVISPLLSNIMLNEFDQYLHERYLSGKARKDRWYWNNSIQRGRSTAVRENWQWKPAVAYCRYADDFVLIVKGTKAQAEAIREECRGVLEGSLKLRLNMDKTKITHVNDGFIFLGHRIIRKRSRYGEMRVVSTIPQEKARNFAASLTALLSGNYSESKVDMAEQLNRKLKGWAMFYKFVDFKAKVFSYIDRVVFWKLAHWLARKYRTGIASLMRWWCKSPKPGQSKTWVLFGKTNHGKLSGEILYRLVGQGKKLFRWRLPEGNPYLRTETRNTYTSRFTEVAMAFASI
- a CDS encoding RepB family plasmid replication initiator protein codes for the protein MVTRAFSVTERETGKEIILRPNSSRTVQSIALMRLGLFVPSPKSVGRQSREYKTVGFDATKELQTLSLMESEGFTNISIVGQRLDMSVDFKTWMGIIRTLANHPIDNDKISLKFTEFLKLCNPENYRSSTASRKRIDASLRRLASVMLSFTSTHSSKVYTTHLVQSALLDPDSDQVELQIDPKIFELYQYDHKVLMQLKAIKELAKKESAQALYTFIESLPPNPIPISLTRLKNRLNLKTRANSQNATVRKALEELASIGYLQYTEVKKDGKVYFQIHKRDPDLNLNNIQPPPDGDGEGDADEENNGTSGKNNGEPLEGELCPPDEPIDGDETLTIHDLTAEELHYIRSLRSQKKNNPAS